The DNA region CGGCCCCAACGATCACAGCAAGTCGTCCAGGTGCTGAAGTAGAAAGCAGCCACAGACCATCAcattaccacccccatgtttgaTTGTTGGTATGTTCTTTTACTGAAATGCTGTGTAAAATTTACTCCAGATGTAAAGAGGCGCACACACTCCAAAACGTTTACATTTTATCTCGCCAATCAATAGTTTccccaaaagtcttgggaaaCATTCAGATGTTTTTGGTTGTGCCAAAGTAAGACGAtcctttatgttctttttggtcagcgTTGGTTTTCACCTTGGAATTCTGCCAGAGATGCCATTTTTGCACATtctcttcctttttgtttttacataaacactaaccttaactgaggcaagggagGACTGCAGTTCTTTAGAAGATGTCCTGAGTTCCTTTGTGAGCTCCTGGATGTGCTGTTGCTGTGCTCTCGGAGTACTGAGATTTCTGTAGGCTGATAACTCCTCcacattttctccatttgtgaatAATGGCTTTCACTGAGGTTCGCTGGATTCCTAAGCTTTAAAAGATAACTTTGTAGCACTTTGAGATATCTGTCACTTTATTTCTCAtctgttcttgaatttctttggatggtGGCATTTTATCACAACATTTTCAGACTTTTGGCCGACGGCTTCTTATCTGTGATTTCTTGATCGAACAGGTCTGGTGGAGATTGGGCTTGGGTGTGCTCAGTGACGCAGTGAAATAAGGTACATTCTTGCCATTCACACGACACACTGAAGGTAAACATTTTTCTGTCCACTCATTCACATACGAGGTAAACACGGTTTATTCACGTATACTGGCAGCAAGTACACATGCATAAACATCTGCCTGTACATTCACATATAGTTTAAAAATATCCGCCCATTTGTGTCTTTGTATGATTGTCGCACCAGAGTTCAATCGCCTCTCCATCCACCGCATGCGCTAATGTCCTTTTCGTTCGGGGTTTGTGGATGTTGTTTTCCCCAACATTAGTCAGTACATTTTGTTCCAACAGAAGCGGCGACCAATTATGCGCCATTACAGAGAGGGATGCGGGTGTGCCTCGGTGCTGCGTGGCGGCCATTAGGAAGCTTGTTTTGGTTATGGCGGTGGCGGCATGCTAAGATAATTAGCCCATTATAATTCAACCAGCCTCTgcttcctccatctttctattcACATTCATTATGTAAACGTTTATCTATTCACATACATCAATTAACAATGTCTATTCATACCCACACATAATGTTACTATTCTTACTGTCGTTTTGCCTACACAGCTACGTCTATCAATTCACATACCCAACCAGTCATATATAgaactcgtgcacgtgacgtcacaattttcacggcgccatattgccggtcaaacagagctgctcgacattgtgggaggcATTGAAccgaggagaatatttacaatgcccgagacctgttgtgctgttggttgtaacaacagacgagacagatattcaaagagatcaatgtatagaataccagctgaaaagaccagaaaatatcgatggatttcggcaattaaacgtgatggatggtgacaaaccaaaacacacacatgcctgTGTCGCGATCACTTCATATCAGGTAGGACTTATTCTTCGCAATCTCAatttaccaagaagtatttatcatgccaagttggatcatttgagaacaaatgcgttaaaaaaaaaaaaactgtcacagaggtttacggcTGTTAAGTGTGGCCGGCATCGCTTCaatgtacgttccgtggagatgacgccatcctttttttttccccaatcacagttaatgaatgcgagtttgtgtaaaaccaggggtcgtttatttgaatattagtatttgtattgaatagtagctgaaaagatcgatggattccggcaaaggttaacgtgttgcCAAACTcacttccgtgttcacgagcccTCAatccgtcactatgtgggatttatttctgattgagaacagatccagcaacaaagtatttgtatgcatccagacttttctaacttttccgtgtaaatctcgacaacttactcaccagatccacgtgtacatccagttgtccaagacaagcggaagcgaattaacagtccaacttcttatcggcgaaaacatcgactttggcattaataCGTATCCCCTATGCAGAGTTTATCTAAGTTTTCCACGTACAttagtttattttcaccttctaaatgtgcaacggtatcagacaagactctgggcgtcatgctataagacatattttcgtttcgtctcaacagactgagcattgaacaatgctttgttagaccggcaatatgacgaggtaaacaaaagtcacgtgattttatgacgtaggtgcacgagctttatTGCGCCATTCGAATCTACAAAGAAAGCGTCTGCCCATTTACATACCATATGCAGCACTTATTACATTTCTAAGAATGAATATACCACACACTactaataattattaattaagaAAGACTGACATAGAATGCGTTACCTGTTTTACTTAGCGGTTTAAACTGAATTACTCCTCATTGCTAAACCAATCCAAGACCTACATgaagcatagaaaaaaaaagcctatgtGTTTGGGGGaggaacaatttcatttttgagcCTAAAAGAAATCGTTTATTCCCCGCTTCCCCCACCCcagtttttgtttattcttgagGGGAGGCTTtggtggagaggaaaaaagcggcAGCCCAAGCCAGAGCCACACAAAATATTTGTGTGGCGCCTCATGGAGCTCATTCCGGTTACTCGGGCAGGGATCCCCCCATCCAACTGGAGACTCCACTCCACCGCTGTCTCCTTGCTTTTCAACATCACCCACAACTACACAGATGAAGGAGACGGTGAACCATTTTCAGAATTAGGGAGCGCCCTCCCGGGCCTGGCGGGGGTCTTCATCCCGCTCATCTACGCCGTGGTGTGCGTCGTGGGCCTGGTGGGCAACACCCTTGTGATCCACGTTGTGGTCAACCACAGTCACGGAGCATCAGCAACCAACATCTACATCCTCAACCTGGCCGTAGCCGACGAGCTCTTCATGCTCGGCCTCCCGTTCCTGGCCGCCCAGAACGCTCTTCTCTACTGGCCCTTCGGCTCGCTCCTCTGCCGGGTGGTGATGACTGTGGACGCCATCAACCAGTTCACAAGCATCTTCTGCCTGGCTGTCATGTCGGTAGACCGCTACCTAGCTGTGGCGCAGCCGGTACAGGCGAGACGGTGGCGGCGCCCCCCGGTGGCCAAGGCAGTGAGTGCGACGGTGTGGGCAGGATCCTTCGTGGTGGTGCTTCCGGTGGTGATGTTCGCCGACGTGAGGCGAGGGGACGGCGACTGTGGCATCGTGTGGCCCGAGCCGGTCGAGCTGTGTAAGACAGCGTTCATCGTGTACACCTTTGCGGTGGGATTCTGCTGCCCCCTAGTGGTCATCTGCATGAGCTACCTGCTCATTGTCATTAAGGTACAGCATGCAAACGCTAGCATTGTCTTGATATCCTCATTCAAATCATAATCCCTAATCCTAAAGACGTCGTCATTGTCTGTCCTCAGATCCGCAGCGTCAGCAAACGCGCTCAGGCGACATCCTTGCGCCGTCGTCGATCCGAGCGCAAGGTGACCCGCATggtcgtggtggtggtggcagtgttTGTGCTTTGCTGGTTCCCCTTCTATGCGCTCAACATCATCAACCTTCTGGTAGTTCTGCCCGGGGACCTGCGTGGCCTCTACTTCTTCGTGCTTGCACTATCCTACGCCAACAGCTGCGCCAACCCAATTTTATATGCCTTCCTGTCCGACAACTTCAAACGGGGATTCCGCAAGGCTCTGTGCCGGGCCTCCCGGCAGGTACGCACCCACGAGAGGGCAGACGCTGACCGGCGGCCACCAACCGAGTGGGGCGGCATGGCCATGCACAGGCCAAGGAGCAGGGAAGAGGAGGGGGTCCAGTGGCACGAAGAGAGCCCACAAAAAATGTCTCTAAACGCGACACAAGGGCCAGAAGGTTCTGGGACAGTGAGGACTCAGGAGGTGAAGAACACACGACAagaggagggagagccaaagtcaAACAATGAGAAGTCAGTACTAGAAATAAGCTGCTTGTGAGCCCCATGTTATTCGCAAGTTTTGGTTGTGTTCTTAGcacattttaaagaacaaactCAACCAGGCGCCTTCAGAAAACTGTCAATTTGAGAAAaaggtcatattttttttatgtatgcgTAATGCTGTtcaaatgtttagtttttgtatattaaaatatatgtaataaatatatGTCCAGCCACCATTTTAAGGTagcatatttatttgtttaaaaaaaaaaaaattgtaatgaaGTACTGACGATGTCCCCTCGGCACAAACGTACATTCCCCACGCATTGATTAAAGCGAAGCTAATTATAAacagttttgttgtgtttaagTAATTAGCACACTAGTCACCCGTCCATGACTACCACGTCCTCATTCGGGCACGACGTCAGATATCCACTGGAGGTAGGGCGGGTTGCCCTGCTCGATGGGCAGGCTGATGACTTCGGCCACCTCGTACGGGTGGTTCTTACTGGAAGCGGCCCAAAATAGAACAGTCATTAATTGAACATGAAGTCTAATTACAGCAAAAGATATGAACTCAGGACTTACCGGACGTAATCGGTTAGATCGGAGACCTTGGAGCTTCTGGTCTTGATCATCTAAATGTGGTGAAAACGCACATCAGATGtctcaaaatgcatttttagagTGCAATTCTGCTATTATGAAAACCAAACTCACCAGCAGAACCTCACTGTCCTCCTGGACAGCTCCCTGCCATTCATACCTGACaataatatcatcatcatcataatgtcACCCAAGAGAAGAATATCCTCATAATAATTCTGTCAGTGGTTTTAAACCATTTCACACCAAGTACAATACcaccaaaaaagacatttctgacTTTTCCATACTCCCCCTTGAACACCATGGCATAAAAAAAGCCTCAGTGTACAAAAACCTTGTACTAACTGTACAAAAgaatcatttaaatgtttttcaatttgtgtattttgggtcGCTTTAGAAAGTCATCAAATTTCAGACTGAAACAATGACATTTAGGTTATTCTTAATCTGTCAAGGACAAAATTAGTTCAAATTTGACTTGAACATTTATGTGAAGGTTAAAAAATTTCAGCAGTATTTTATAACTCACGCCACGTGAAAATAGAGCTTCACAGTAAAGAAAAAGGATTGTTTTGGTATGCCAACGAGTTCAGATGGAATCAACAGTAAAAAGTCAGTGTGCACACAAAAGCATCCATGAACTGAAGGAAATAGACAGACAGGACTACACGTTGGCATCTATGCGAGGGATGCATTTATTTCTTTGAAGTGGATGACGCAGCCGGCGACCAAACAAGACGCGAAGAAAAGTGAGCGGTGTTGTGTATGTGGGACACCTACACTGACGTGATGGCGGGCACGATGTTGACGCAGGCGGCCAGCTTCTGCTGCACAATGCCTCTGTGcgacaaacacaaacatgcattttcAATACCATTGCAAATGAGCACAGTTTATGATTTTGCTGTGGATTATTATGTATGTACAATATGTcctgtgtatactgtatgtatgcatACATTTGATGCATAAGTCTACAATTTTTAATGAAATCTTAAAAAATACAACCTAAACAACATAAATGCACACAATCTTCAATGACACTGAAAAGATTTTTAAGATGGAAAATAATAAgacaataaatgtaaaaaaaaaattaatccaatGAAAATTATAAAACACCAGTTGTATTATGGAaatatgaaaattaaatatctGAAACTTAAAGACAAATTGAAACACTCAACtgaaaaggcagaaaaatactATTAAAGATCAAATTAGAAAACCTaacaaaaagccacacaaaatggcattttacattttatcatcTAAATTATTTTAACCTAAGCATGTTCAACTAAACAAAAATTGTgatcaaataaaaattaaaataaaaaactaaaaaaatgaatctaaTGAAAATTTAGAATGATACACAAATGTAGGCTATtataaaaaaagtacattaaaaatTGAGAGTAAaatctaaatgaaaaaaaaaacattgatgcaCAACAATTGGTTGGTCATTCATCAAATTGACAGGTATTTTTATTTCAGCAAAATTTTTAGATTGAATATATCCCATGGAAATACACTTTGGACCataaaaactgtacaaaaacacCACTGTCAATTATTAAGGCCTATCAGATGGAAATTGGTCCGATTGATTCTTTCCTTGTTCGAAAGTACtcaataaaataacaatgaccAAGAcactaataattttttttttttttaaatgagggttACCTGGCCAAGTTTTTGGCCACCGTGTCATTGGGGCAGGTGACAAAAGCAGCAGAGTGCGCGCCTGAAATGTACGTCTCGGAAGCCATGGAGAACGCCCTCAGTCCCACGCTCCTCAGCAATTGGAACATAAACGCACTCAGCAGCACCGTCTGACCAGGAACAAGATGAAATTAAGTCACATGGTGTAATGCTGTCCTTCAGTGGGGGAAAGGGGAAAAATCACAGCCTACTAATCCTGACTAATTAGAAGATGCAagctttcttaaaaaaaaaaaagtttatttcggATGAATTCCCATAAACACACATTAGCAGTCATAAGCAgtataaaaatgtcactttaaaCCTTGTGCATACTAACCAGGAGCCAAGTTCGGCTGGATCCACCTTGCAGCGCCTCAATGCATGTAAGTCCAATACACATGACACAAACACGCCTGATTGAGAAAAGACAAGCACATTCATTACAGCAActacaataaaaaatgtaaagttgaccacaataaaaaatgtaaagttgACCACAAAACAgttatactaaaaaaaatactaataattttaatcacaaaaatgaTATAAATTGCAATTATAACACAATTCATCAAAAAACTATTAATATTACATTAACTATAACCATAGATTTGGCAATTAATATGTAACATTTTGCTATTAAAAcaatatagtaagtttctttcagcttgtccctttcggggtcgccacagcgtgtcatctcagatgaacgcacatatgtttggcgtaacgcacatatgtttggcacaatttttacgccggatgcccttcctgacgcaacccttctcagggagtggaggccccagtgggatacgaacccacaacccctggtttatcaaaccagtgctctaaccactgagctacagggcctcgcTATTAAAACAATATAATTCTCAGAAAATTATGTGTTTGACCACATATGTGATGCTAATTTAGTTACAAAGTTTTAATGGATATGTGACCACATGAATGTAgcattttcccattaaaatgctTTATGTGAtcacatacagtaattacataTTTGACCCAAGATAACATTCCATTTGTTCGGGGAAAGTTTTTGAGTCATTTGTGTTGCAGTTTCATATACTCGGGAGTCCAGATGTGGTGAATCTGTACATCCAAAACATGAGATGATTTACTTAGCCCATATTGAATTGGAGTCGGGCGAATCTATACCTAAAAAGCGAGGGGATTTACCTAAACGGCAACTGGTCATAGCCAGACgtgataattttgtttttgtcgtaaTTTCTTAGCGCTGCCTTTAACTTTGGTACCTGTCTACGCATTTTGCATTCACAGCAGAAATAAAGACACAAACGACGCTCTAAAGGTCGCGAAGTAATTAGCTTCACCCGCTATATTTGCACCTGTTAGCTGCATGTCATCCCTCCTACTACCACGCAACTTGTTTCATCAAACATAATGTGAGCGACTACAAATGTGATCAAACAAAAGTCGATACtcgatttttttaatgtatcagTTTACCTGCTGCTGACACTGATGCTTAGCGAGCGTTGCACTACCGTAAAGTGTAGCAACTGTCGTCGATTAGAACAGCCAATTTAGAAACTTTCCCCACCGTTCGGTTAACACACGTGCTtacgtggcggccatgttgaaaAGGTCGTCGTTCCCCTCTAAGGCAATGCATGGGCATTGAAAACAAATCGTAACTTGCTCCTTTCTAGAATTAGTTTGTGAGGATtacttgtttttgtcaaatatcaaatattttgttaaagaTAAAAACGTAACCAGTGTTTAAGCATCTCCCTTTATGCATCGCACCCTTATTCTTTTAGTTTTCTTCGAAATCGTCACGATCGTGCTTTAAGGTGCAATAACTTCAATCGCCGCTGGGTGACTCGATTTCGAAACTTGCCTGTTGGTATTCAACTGGAGGGAGCTTGACGCTCATCGCAAGAATGTATGCGTGTACAGTTTGGACTCTTTGCAATAACGCCACGTACCCgtgaatatttgaaaactgcaatCTCGCCATGTGAGCGGAGAGCTATGGAGGTGACTCCACGCTGCACGCTCACCCGTCTCGCTCATCGACTTCTGGGAGTCTttaacacacgcacgcacacgcacacacactccctCATTGCGCGCGCGCGCCATAAATCAATGTGTGTGAGTGCGGGCGTGCGTGCGTCCATGCACTCTGTTTGATAACATCTTCTTTACCTCCCTGACACTGGTTGCCTCCATCTTGGATGAAGCATAATGagctcgtctctctctctctctcctctctctctctctctctctctctctctctcgctctctctctctctctctctctctctctctccctctatctgtctctatctctatctctctctctcacacacacacacacacacgcataaacACGAACAGCTTCGGCGAGTGCAAGGACGCTCATGAAGATGCAGGAAGACATTTTAGCGGCTGCTTTTTGCAATAATGGCGGCGCTGGGAAGAGGAGGGGGAGATGCTGAGGGCGTGCTTGTTCCCATGGAAACTGTGCAGTCAGCACATCTGGACATCCTCCCTTGTCTGCATTCCGCGTGGCCTCTCGCCACCACAGCTGGACGTGCCATCATGCAGACACACAAAACACGCACAAATATGTACCGTGCCGTGAccacgttgccatggtgaccacGAGTCCCTGAGTTGgtagaatgtgtgtgtgtaaacatcGACTCTTTCATGTTGGACGAGGAGATTTGACCCGcttcccctccctctctccgcCTGTCCATCAACTCCTCCTTCGCCTCCTCCAAGCATGAGGAGAATCAATGTTTTCAATTTGTAGCAGAGCCGTCCTCCTCTGCATTCTAATCAGGCCGGGTGTGCGCCGCGTGGCAGAGGACATTGATGCCAACTGCAGCGTcgccccaaccccccacccaccaccaccaccaccaccaccttcctTTTgtgcggcccccccccccccccccccagcccccctgCCTCCCCTATTTCCAGAATATGGCACTCCGCAGTGTTGCCTCTTCCTGAAGTGTTGGAGGGCTGCCGGGAAAGTTGTTGCTTTGTGTCTCATTTGCAGCCAAATTCATTCTTTGGTCTCACTCTGGGAGGGGGAATAAAACGTGTGATGggtttatttgtttgtgaaaCAAACACATGAGAATGACAATCAGTAAGTGGAGACGTCTTTCATCTAAAAGTCGTACAACAGTCACTACAGTGGAGAGACGTTCACACTGCATGAGTTTTGGTCCCGACATTTTGGATCAGTCACTACAGTGGGCAGCTTGTTTAAAAGCTCATCCGTTATGCAGAGGTTTGTGACGTCAGCGAGCTGAAGGTCCGCCCGTGAGGACTACAGAATCCACAGCAATTAGCCCGGCGCCTCCGTTGTGTTCAGCACATTTTCCTGCTCATTCAAACGCTGCCGCCTTGCTCATTAGCTCGTTGACCTCGGGTCATGAGCACGAGACTCATCAGGAAAGGAAGAAgacgagaaaagaaaaaaaaggggggggtagGAAGCAAGGATGAAACAAATGGGCAAAACTTTAATGCATGTGATGCACATGGGGGTAGTCTGTTGCTTAGCAACATGGAATCCAAGATATGTTTAAAGCACGGAAAAGTCCACACGAAGACACACAGAAGTTAAAATCTTCAAACACAACATAATCTTTGGGGTTTATAATCCATACATTCTGGAATTGCCTTTGATATTTTTAGGTTAAAGACTTAATTCTTTTTGGCGTTTACTAGAACATGTAAGTCCGCTGACGACTATCTTGCCTTTGATATTAACGGAAATGTGTACATTTAGTTTGAGTAAGGactattttattataaaaatacaaatttattaaGGCCGAATGTACAAATTGTCAacattcaaattgtcattttgtaaatacaaaatatgtacattCCACAAACTATGTGGTCTTTTATCGTTACAAAACATGCACAATAGGGTTGTTGATCATTtcaatttctttgtttacaaaatgtacatttgtctCACTAGAACCTCTAAATTGTCTTGCATATTTTAGAAAAAGTgtacattaattaatttatttatttgtgggcttcagcactcccacggcacttttggggataagcggcaaagaaaatgtattttttttatttgtttgtttgttgccatTCAGAGGTAAACTTGCCAGTGCTGTGAATTGAAAACACGACTACAttaaaagaagatgaagaagaagaaggtattTGCATTTATTCTGAAGACCTCCATcagatttcattttggatttttttggccGATTTAATGTTGTTTGTGTGCGTTGGGAGCGTAAACAATCTTCCTCTTGTTCGCCTTCAGACGCTAACGCAACAACGCCGCGTTTGACGCAGCGACGGCGGCTGCCATGATGGAAGGCTTTTCCCAGCCTCTGCATCCACGGAGGTAAAAGTGGCGCGATGAGGAGGAGGACCAGGAGGAGAATGTTAAACATGTCCTTTAGACccgagaggaggaagagaagtaAAAGCAGCCAGCTGTTTCGTCTTCACCATTCGCAAAGCTGCCTCCCATTTTTAGCATTCTACAAAACAACTTTGAGCGCCAATTGTAACAAATTAAATTGGAGATTAGTGATGGctcaaaatcaataaaaatcagCCAAGACGCATTCACATATATTGTGCCAGTTATTATTCAAAATCAATAGGAATTTGCCTCAATCCAACCTTAACCCCAATACAAACCATAATCATTTGACCTTAAACCTAATCcgacactggtgtcaaactcaaggcttgggGGCAAGATCCGGCCTGTAACGTTATTTTGTGGAGCtggcaaaagcaaatcatttgtGTATATTTCCATAATGCTTGCTAAAATCTGACCTAGAATTTGTTGTGACATTGAAAGCATTGTTTCTGTTACCAAAATCCATTTTACAGCAATTTGAACAATATCTGAATCAACTGCAATCCTTCATTTCTAATTTCCCAACaaattatccatcaatttgttgatTGATTAGGACATTGAATAAAAATTATGGTTCTTTGCTTTAAAATAATCTTTGGTTGTTTTTGCAGTATGATTCGGGTCATTTTCCATCTGGCCTGGCAGAATATCACGAGGGATGAAATCCAATGTCTGGTGACGTTTAGAAGTACATGCGACCAAGTATTAAAAAGTGCAAGTTCTTTTTATGATTAATTCTCCCAGTGGTTTTGATCCCTTAACATGTGGGGGACATGTGTGTAAATTTGTCAAACTGTTGCAATTTCTACACCTTTGGCCGTATTTGGATGTCAATACCCCAAAATTAACATCGAAAACCTGCAGTTTAAGCACATCctttttgttccatttgaaaTCCAGTGCTGTGCTGTTCAGAACCAAAACGAGGAGAATTGAGTCCCCGTCCCAATATTTATGAAGCTGACTTTACCGCATGAGCGTTGAGGTTGCGGGCGTGTGGGACGTCTGCTTGCTGGAGTTTAAACGTTGCCTCTCCACTCTAAAAGTGGACAGTGTAGTTATTGAAGCCCAAATGCTTTCAAATGCTGTGTAGGATGCGCGCTAGCCTTTGTTGCGCGTAGCCCACAGCTAACGGCTACGACTCACgccgcttgtgtgtgtgtgtgtgtgtgtgggaggtcAACTCGCAGCCTCGTCACAGCACATCGAGTCAGAGATTCCATGCTCATTGGCGTGCAGATACTAAGCAGCATCAAAGACGTACATGCTTACCAACATCATTCCACCAggctcactaaaaaaaaaaaaaatcaaaattgtgttttgatgTAATGAAAACACGCACAGTGTGAAATGCGGTAAATTATTTTTGATGGTTACAAAagcctgtgattagctggcaaacagttcagggtgtaccccacaccCTGCCAGAAGTTAGCTGGGAATaggctcccttgtgaggattagcgtctcagataatgaatggatggatggttacgaGAACACCTTAAGTCGACTGAAGAATTCATCGGGTCTCATTCCTTAATTAATTCCCCTGCACCCAAATCAATCGAATTCATTACAATGAAAGACTGTGTTTTCTTTGATGTTTACAGAAACACAAACGTATTCATATATTTAAGGCTTAAATGTGCGTGAGGTTCACTgagtagtaccgtaatttccggagaacaagccgcgacttttttcacacactttcaaccctgcggcttatgcggtgatgtcgctaatttgtgcattttttctatcgGCCataagggggcactcaagtggaaaaggtaagagtgagaccggtggaatatatgtgccaaggaagtgacatttatcggtatgttgttttttttttaaccggccctgttagcgctgcgctagcgttagtgttgtGCTAGCGAGTTGCTGCAAtgtcactgccgtgtctcagtgatttttaccagtatcttttttttttttttttttttaactgggcctgttagcgctgtgctagcgtgttgctgctcggttactgctgtgtctcagtgttttaggtatgatttttttttttttttaaccggctctgttagtgctgtgctaccgtgttaaTACTGTAtagctgccgcagctgttttttttttttgttaaggtaAGCTAAggttttaaaacattgaaaactctttctgtgtaccgtctttctttgtaaatatctcatctttcaatgtgagtttcaatgtgggcagttgCGCCTTTtaacacaggtgcggcttatgtatgtaccaaatggtatttcctttacaaacgtactggcTGAGGcctataatccggtgcgctctgtaggccggaaattacggtaaattgtcTGGAATTTACAGAACATGTTAAGTTCATGTGGCTCTACAGTTTCTCGACTTGTTTACAAAATGGCCACCGTTAGCACATGCGGTAGCTTCGATGGGTGTCGAAAACCTTCGTCTGTTTTGCGGGATGTCGTTCTGAGGCCCGGTAGTCACATGCAGGCCAGTAGGACACATCAACGTGAAGCAACGCAGaagctgacaaaaacaacaacagcaatatCAACAACAAGCGCCGAACCCGCTGGCCATTCGCATGCGCCTTCATGTGCAGCACAATGTGAGCACAGAACATAAAAAGTGTGTGCAGTGTAGTGTGCAGTGCAGTGTAGTGTAGCGTCGCTGCGGGCCAGCCAGCCACAGCTCGTCACACTGCACCGCACTGCACGCAcggctttttgtgtgtgcatttctGTCATGTGAGCAC from Syngnathoides biaculeatus isolate LvHL_M chromosome 9, ASM1980259v1, whole genome shotgun sequence includes:
- the LOC133505597 gene encoding somatostatin receptor type 5-like — protein: MELIPVTRAGIPPSNWRLHSTAVSLLFNITHNYTDEGDGEPFSELGSALPGLAGVFIPLIYAVVCVVGLVGNTLVIHVVVNHSHGASATNIYILNLAVADELFMLGLPFLAAQNALLYWPFGSLLCRVVMTVDAINQFTSIFCLAVMSVDRYLAVAQPVQARRWRRPPVAKAVSATVWAGSFVVVLPVVMFADVRRGDGDCGIVWPEPVELCKTAFIVYTFAVGFCCPLVVICMSYLLIVIKIRSVSKRAQATSLRRRRSERKVTRMVVVVVAVFVLCWFPFYALNIINLLVVLPGDLRGLYFFVLALSYANSCANPILYAFLSDNFKRGFRKALCRASRQVRTHERADADRRPPTEWGGMAMHRPRSREEEGVQWHEESPQKMSLNATQGPEGSGTVRTQEVKNTRQEEGEPKSNNEKSVLEISCL
- the LOC133505858 gene encoding protein CutA homolog, encoding NRRQLLHFTVVQRSLSISVSSRRVCVMCIGLTCIEALQGGSSRTWLLTVLLSAFMFQLLRSVGLRAFSMASETYISGAHSAAFVTCPNDTVAKNLARGIVQQKLAACVNIVPAITSVYEWQGAVQEDSEVLLMIKTRSSKVSDLTDYVRKNHPYEVAEVISLPIEQGNPPYLQWISDVVPE